The sequence CAAAGTGAGTGCAGAAGGATCTGAAAAACATAGAGCGTTGGTCCTGCAAGATGAAAGGTCACTTGAGTTTTGATCAAGACTACCGCAAGAGCATTTATAGTTCTTTTCTCTGCAAGTAAGATAATTTATTAAAACCCTTTCCCGCTCGGTAAGAAGATAGCCTACTGTCTTACGGGAGTGGAAGTGAATTCCCCAAGAGACCCAGAGCCGACAGAAGGAAGCAAGCATCTGACATGATCGCGCACGTACTAAAGGAAGTAGAAAAAAATTCCTTTATCGATAGAACAGAATCGGATTCGTCTTTCCCATTCTTCTGTCCCAAGGGAGGTTTTTTTAACATGAAAATAATTCCATTGACGAATGAtattataaacaaacaaaaaaaacataaacagaATCCTAAAGACCAGTTAAAAGATCCTCGTGACCTTAAAAATGGAAATATTTCTCTAGTTTGTCAGTCTCTAATTCTATGGAAGATAGTATTGCATAGTATCAGACCTACTTATGAGATCTTCCAGGACGGGAAACATAAATGCTTCAACGTAGCATGTTTAATCAGTTTGTGTGCCTATTGTCTTTAGATAACAAAGTTACTGTATGTTCAATCAACATGGCAGTTATTAGCCATTATTGAGCTGCGCACAAAGTTGCCAAGTTATTATTTGTAAGTTGGTAATTAATACCACTTTGTAAAGTCGGGCTCTTTCTTAGAAATAGACTGTTTTGCAATCATttctaggatttttttttctccaaaataaaactTTCCTTTTGAGCCTACAGCATattcaaaagttaaaaataaaattaaactaacCTGGACTCCAATTTCATCCATTGAAATATTTTGCAATTGACGGCCAATAGTATTCAATACGATGCCATCTTCGGCAAACACATACTCAATTGAATCCTCACATCCATCGATAAGATTGCGCACGAGAGCCATAGCATGCTCCTGTATGGAAGGCTCGGGATCTGAACATAAACATGTGATGCAACAATGATTAAACACAAAATATACTCAACCATAAGGATGGAAAACAGAACTTGACAGTACCGCAAACAAGGCTGGCTAACAAGGAAGCTGTTAACTCCATGAAGATTGCTTCTTTACACATAATGTTTGCGAGGAACATTAAATTCCTTAAAGCCCACAATGCATTAAGCCTTATGTCCAAGTCCATAGACTTTGATAATCGAACCAGCTCTTTCACACCTCCACATCCTATAAATATCGACCTCTTTGTTGAAAATTCAACCACTATGTTGCTAATAGCACCAAGTGCTGCAAGCTGGTTAAAGAGTATGAAATGATAGCTATTACACAaaagcaaaaataacttaagaagTTTTTCCAAACAACCTCTTTCAATCTGAACATTCAATGACTCAAAAGGTAGGAAGATTCTGACTATTTGGAAACTTGAATTAGTAAGATAATAGGTATACCTGAATATCATTTGAAGGATCGTGTAATAGCCGAACTAAGGGAAGGACAactgcttcattcataaagtAACCTGCACTCGAATTCTGAATAGGATGCTCTTAAAAAGCAGGGAAGGGAAAAAGACTATGAACATTAGAAAAGCTAATATTAATACAACATTACACACCTTGATTGATCGAGAGACACTTCTCAAGCAAGTGCAAGCTGCAATACGTATGTCGCCACTTTCATGTTTTATGGCATCAATCACTATGTTCATTACCTAGGTCAAGATTataagcaaataaataaaatccataaaccttagtaagttaaatttaaacaaatttcagATTTGTTAACCTCTATCGGTCGGCAGCTCAGTTAAAGTATCAAACggtaaaataaagaaagaaaattttgagtCCCCActacaattaatatatttacacAACGTGttgcttcttcttccttcttttcctttttttttaatttattttttaattttcttaatttttccattttttcttcaaTCCAATTGGAATGAACCAGCTGgtataatttaacttttttcaTTGGAAAATTTTGAGGACTGAGAAACAGATAACAGGACACCTTTGTCAAacagtgatttttttttattacaatatatatatacagtAAGGATTAGTATGAACTTAGGTCAGAAATAACCATCGAGAGATTCAGATAGACAAGCAGACAACTTTAGATGTCAATTTAGTTACCTGGCCATGTTGACTTAGTGAAACATGAGTTAAATACAAGTACTTGCTAAATGTTTCAAACAAAAACCAATAAGTTAGCTTCATAAAAAATAAGTTGATACAATCACAATAAGAAGCAAACCTGCAAAGAGAGAAATCTAGACCTACAGCTCTCCAACTTTGAGCACAGATGAGAAAATGCCAGCAACAATCCTTGAAAACGTCTGGGACTTAACTGATCCTTATGCAAGTGATTGTACAACTTATCAATTGCATTTGCCTCAAAAGCAAGTTTTTGTAGCTCCTCCTTCTCTGCAATTAAAGTCGAAAAAACGAAGGAAGCTTCATCTCCAACTTGATCTGGACTGTCAAGAAGCTCAAGCAAACTATGTatcaatttcattttgattcCTATGTCTTGCAGATAACAAGACGACGAATTCCTTATAACGATCAAGCATACGCAGGCTAGCAATCTAGTCTTGGGATTTCTGTCCTTcatcaattcaattatataactCAGCCAATCTTCTCTACCAGATTGCATGAATTTCGCTATCGCTtcaacattatttttaaatattgttgCAATCGACTCTAAACTAGCATCCCTTTGACTTAGAGAACCATCAAGAAGATCAATCAGCTTCTCTAGAACTCCACCAT comes from Benincasa hispida cultivar B227 chromosome 2, ASM972705v1, whole genome shotgun sequence and encodes:
- the LOC120071413 gene encoding vacuolar protein 8, which codes for MPTSASSAIPKPSSDLIARLTAADAAVKLKALRDIKNQIIGNRTKKLSFIKLGVVPHVAAILSSTSDPNILVQSAAVLGSFACGVDAGVSAVLDAGAFPRLLRLLSDPDPKVVDAGARSLRMIYQSKLAPKHDFLQQENTKFLLSLLNSQNENVTGLGASIIVHSCETIAEQKALYDGGVLEKLIDLLDGSLSQRDASLESIATIFKNNVEAIAKFMQSGREDWLSYIIELMKDRNPKTRLLACVCLIVIRNSSSCYLQDIGIKMKLIHSLLELLDSPDQVGDEASFVFSTLIAEKEELQKLAFEANAIDKLYNHLHKDQLSPRRFQGLLLAFSHLCSKLESCRSRFLSLQVMNIVIDAIKHESGDIRIAACTCLRSVSRSIKNSSAGYFMNEAVVLPLVRLLHDPSNDIQLAALGAISNIVVEFSTKRSIFIGCGGVKELVRLSKSMDLDIRLNALWALRNLMFLANIMCKEAIFMELTASLLASLVCDPEPSIQEHAMALVRNLIDGCEDSIEYVFAEDGIVLNTIGRQLQNISMDEIGVQGMYVLCNVASGNEFHKEGVMKQLFPRGDDVIHSFVVKFLQSDNSQLRIAAVWAIINLTLPSSPRALDRVTKLRNAGIVSQIKNMVNDPCLDVKLRVRTVLGQLIAFGDGIML